A part of Microbacterium atlanticum genomic DNA contains:
- the rpmG gene encoding 50S ribosomal protein L33, whose protein sequence is MAKKAQDVRPIIKLRSTAGTGYTYVTRKNRRNNPDRIVLKKYDPVIRKHVDFREER, encoded by the coding sequence ATGGCCAAGAAGGCACAGGACGTCCGTCCGATCATCAAGCTGCGGTCGACCGCGGGCACGGGGTACACCTACGTGACGCGCAAGAACCGCCGCAACAACCCCGACCGCATCGTGCTGAAGAAGTACGACCCGGTCATCCGCAAGCACGTCGATTTCCGCGAGGAGCGTTGA
- a CDS encoding glycosyltransferase, producing the protein MTVVRASASPLAPGRQVAVTWGIPDRFGGMTSALLRRSRLFAQTGAATTVVTLEDRPDYDVVRARLRERGELEGGVELRNIYEDFRIAHREPIDAPAAPAAPARPADDEAVSPAGAVHRWREGAEVVRVEHRRADGSLAVLESRPHPEAAKRTVTTFDPAGRPTGRWSTVRRFRLAWLDEVLGGAPAILVVDSKVAARVLQHYRRRHVTLIHLVHGAHTDRAGRLTPLRREVFEHLDRWDAVAFLTDRQRLAAMTHVGDGRNFVSVSNVVTIPERMPRLPPDRLHGVIASGLSRRKRIEHALEAVARVRALGVPVTLEVVGDGPQRRPLEAEARRLGLAEAVTFTGYSPRGAERFRDGAWTLLTSRSEGESLSLLEAMGAGCLPIAYDIPYGPADAIHHGRSGYLIPDADVAGVASALIALCELDEDRLAAMRSAARQVAQGYGPDAVLSKWGRAQAAAVRRHAERQPPPPPLLRRAAGRVSRAAARALRGSRRRPR; encoded by the coding sequence ATGACCGTGGTCCGAGCTTCAGCGAGCCCGCTCGCGCCCGGTCGCCAGGTGGCGGTGACCTGGGGGATCCCCGACCGGTTCGGGGGGATGACGAGCGCGCTGCTGCGCCGATCCCGCCTGTTCGCCCAGACGGGCGCTGCGACGACGGTGGTGACGCTGGAGGATCGGCCGGACTACGACGTCGTCCGCGCGCGCCTCCGCGAGCGCGGCGAGCTCGAGGGCGGGGTCGAGCTGCGCAACATCTACGAGGACTTCCGCATCGCGCACCGCGAGCCGATCGACGCTCCCGCGGCCCCTGCCGCACCGGCGCGCCCAGCGGACGACGAAGCCGTGTCGCCCGCCGGTGCGGTGCATCGATGGCGCGAGGGCGCCGAGGTGGTGCGCGTCGAGCACCGCCGCGCCGACGGCTCGCTCGCGGTGCTCGAGAGCCGCCCGCACCCCGAAGCCGCGAAGCGCACGGTCACGACCTTCGACCCGGCCGGGCGCCCGACCGGAAGGTGGAGCACCGTGCGGCGCTTCCGGCTGGCCTGGCTCGACGAGGTGCTCGGGGGCGCTCCCGCGATCCTCGTGGTCGACAGCAAGGTCGCCGCCCGCGTGCTGCAGCACTACCGTCGGCGCCACGTGACGCTGATCCACCTCGTGCACGGGGCGCACACCGATCGCGCCGGGCGGCTCACCCCGCTGCGGCGGGAAGTGTTCGAGCACCTCGACCGGTGGGACGCGGTGGCGTTCCTGACCGACCGTCAACGGCTGGCGGCGATGACTCACGTCGGCGACGGGCGCAACTTCGTGAGCGTGTCGAATGTCGTCACCATCCCGGAACGGATGCCCCGCCTCCCGCCCGATCGCCTGCACGGCGTCATCGCGAGCGGGCTCAGCCGCCGCAAGCGCATCGAGCACGCCCTGGAAGCGGTCGCCCGCGTCCGCGCGCTCGGTGTGCCGGTGACGCTGGAGGTCGTCGGCGACGGCCCCCAGCGCCGGCCTCTCGAGGCGGAGGCCCGCCGGCTCGGCCTCGCCGAGGCGGTGACGTTCACCGGCTACTCGCCACGCGGCGCCGAGCGCTTCCGCGACGGCGCCTGGACCCTGCTCACCAGCAGATCCGAGGGGGAATCGCTGTCGCTCCTCGAGGCGATGGGGGCGGGATGCCTGCCGATCGCGTACGACATCCCCTACGGCCCCGCCGACGCGATCCACCACGGTCGCTCGGGTTACCTGATCCCCGACGCCGATGTCGCCGGGGTCGCGAGCGCCCTCATCGCGTTGTGCGAACTGGACGAGGATCGTCTGGCGGCGATGCGAAGCGCCGCGCGCCAGGTCGCGCAGGGCTACGGGCCGGACGCGGTGCTCTCGAAATGGGGGCGGGCGCAGGCGGCCGCCGTGCGTCGGCACGCCGAACGCCAGCCGCCCCCGCCGCCGCTTCTGCGCCGGGCTGCCGGCCGCGTCAGTCGAGCAGCAGCGCGGGCTCTTCGAGGATCGAGGCGACGTCCGCGATGA
- a CDS encoding TIGR03943 family putative permease subunit — protein MRKAEWIGTRWLGVGLAAVLAVVTISLAITGRLGLYINPDSTWFAVSMAVVVLAGAVASFALPLGAEADHGHDHGEAGGSSRRPHEDESEISTLFLRHRGDDHVRGHARAPSPSAPHAAHGFPSTRQDTPGEGPALRRVLATRGDREEDRGRERERGRAQERGRAQEHEHEREREREHEDHVRRSHPLAVAATLAGGIAASGVVVLTLVLPPASLSAELAMSRDVGATPLFGGADTVQLASTGDTASFGVGEWATVFATATNPETFDGEPVELTGFVTPGEDGVFDLTRLVITHCVIDAQPASLPVVADASTPGTGQWVTITGTVRSSSDGRLVVDAAEVEEIAEPEDPYEY, from the coding sequence TTGCGTAAGGCGGAGTGGATCGGCACACGATGGCTGGGCGTCGGGCTCGCCGCGGTGCTCGCGGTCGTCACGATCTCGCTCGCGATAACGGGTCGGCTCGGGCTGTACATCAACCCGGACTCGACGTGGTTCGCGGTGTCGATGGCGGTGGTCGTGCTGGCGGGGGCGGTGGCGTCGTTCGCCCTCCCGCTCGGCGCCGAGGCCGACCACGGCCACGACCACGGGGAGGCTGGCGGGTCCTCCCGTCGTCCGCACGAGGACGAGTCCGAGATCTCGACCCTCTTCCTCCGCCACCGCGGCGACGACCACGTCCGCGGTCACGCCCGCGCCCCCAGCCCGTCCGCGCCCCACGCGGCCCACGGCTTCCCCTCGACTCGCCAAGACACGCCGGGCGAGGGCCCGGCTCTCCGGCGTGTCTTGGCGACTCGCGGTGACCGGGAGGAGGACCGAGGGCGGGAGCGGGAGCGCGGGCGCGCACAGGAGCGCGGGCGCGCGCAGGAGCACGAGCACGAGCGCGAGCGCGAGCGGGAGCACGAGGACCACGTCCGCCGCAGCCACCCCCTCGCGGTCGCGGCGACGCTCGCCGGGGGCATCGCGGCGTCCGGCGTCGTCGTGCTGACCCTCGTGCTGCCGCCCGCGTCGCTGAGCGCCGAGCTCGCGATGTCGCGCGACGTCGGCGCCACGCCGCTGTTCGGCGGCGCCGACACGGTGCAGCTCGCCTCCACCGGCGACACCGCCTCGTTTGGCGTGGGCGAGTGGGCGACGGTGTTCGCCACCGCCACGAACCCCGAGACCTTCGACGGCGAGCCGGTCGAACTCACCGGCTTCGTCACACCCGGCGAGGACGGGGTCTTCGACCTCACGCGCCTCGTGATCACGCACTGCGTGATCGACGCGCAGCCGGCGAGCCTCCCGGTGGTCGCCGACGCCTCCACCCCCGGCACCGGCCAGTGGGTCACGATCACCGGCACGGTGCGCTCCTCGTCCGACGGGCGGCTCGTGGTCGACGCCGCCGAGGTCGAGGAGATCGCGGAGCCGGAGGACCCGTATGAGTACTGA
- a CDS encoding Fur family transcriptional regulator, whose translation MAQRNTWQRERVREALSDARGFVSAQSLHATLRGENTGIGLATVYRALAGLAAQGEADSLQSPEGEALYRACTSTGHHHHLICRSCGLTVEIEATDVEQWAKSTAERHGFRDAEHVVDIFGLCGSCAAARDAQRDAD comes from the coding sequence ATGGCCCAGCGCAACACGTGGCAGCGCGAACGCGTGCGCGAAGCGCTCTCCGACGCCCGCGGATTCGTCAGCGCACAGTCGCTGCACGCGACCCTCCGCGGCGAGAACACCGGCATCGGACTCGCCACGGTCTATCGCGCGCTCGCCGGTCTCGCGGCCCAAGGGGAGGCGGACTCGCTCCAGAGCCCCGAGGGCGAAGCGCTCTACCGTGCCTGCACCAGCACCGGCCACCATCACCACCTGATCTGCCGCTCCTGCGGGCTGACCGTCGAGATCGAGGCGACCGACGTCGAGCAGTGGGCGAAGAGCACCGCAGAGCGCCACGGGTTCCGCGACGCCGAGCATGTCGTCGACATCTTCGGGCTCTGCGGGTCGTGCGCCGCCGCCCGGGATGCGCAGCGTGACGCGGACTGA
- a CDS encoding DNA-3-methyladenine glycosylase: MARDGWRAATRADLQGLPAEVAPRLLGARLETVVDGETVAVRITETEAYHGRGTGPVPDPGSHARMGPTARNATMWGEPGHLYVYLSHGIHSCVNVVCGPDGIAGGVLLRAGEVIEGTDAASRRRPAARTARDLARGPGRFGDAVGLRHPHHDGIDAITAEPRHGARARLELLAEPLADIASGPRVGVAGIAGTARFPWRYWIPGDPTVSAFRWGRGAREAAEAL; encoded by the coding sequence ATGGCGAGGGACGGGTGGCGCGCGGCGACCCGGGCCGACCTGCAGGGCCTCCCCGCCGAGGTGGCGCCGCGGCTCCTCGGCGCCCGGCTCGAGACCGTCGTCGACGGCGAGACGGTCGCCGTGAGGATCACCGAGACCGAGGCGTACCACGGCCGCGGGACCGGCCCGGTGCCCGATCCCGGATCCCACGCCCGCATGGGACCCACCGCCCGCAACGCCACGATGTGGGGCGAGCCGGGTCACCTGTACGTGTACCTCAGCCACGGCATCCACTCCTGCGTGAACGTGGTGTGCGGGCCCGACGGCATCGCCGGCGGTGTGCTCCTGCGCGCCGGTGAGGTGATCGAGGGGACGGATGCCGCGTCGCGCCGCCGCCCCGCCGCTCGCACGGCGCGCGACCTGGCCCGCGGGCCCGGCCGGTTCGGCGACGCGGTGGGGTTGCGGCATCCGCACCACGACGGCATCGATGCGATCACCGCTGAGCCGCGGCACGGAGCGCGGGCACGGCTGGAGCTGCTCGCCGAACCCCTGGCCGACATCGCGTCGGGCCCCCGCGTCGGGGTGGCGGGGATCGCGGGGACCGCGCGCTTTCCGTGGCGCTACTGGATCCCCGGCGACCCGACGGTGTCGGCGTTCCGGTGGGGTCGGGGCGCGCGCGAGGCCGCCGAGGCGCTCTGA
- a CDS encoding metal ABC transporter ATP-binding protein: MISIRDAALQRGDRELWSGLDLDVHEGELVAVLGPSGSGKTTLLRAILGLEPLSRGDITVDGSPVQRRGNRRIGYIPQARPLPRDTSLRGRDLVTLGVDGHRFGLPFPRRGERARVDALIDAVGAGDFADRPIGLLSGGEQQRLRAGQALADDPRLLLCDEPLTSLDLANQQAVIGLIDRHRREKDAAVLLVTHDINPLLGKVDRILYIANGRFTLGTPQEVLRSDVLTALYGAHVFVLRAGDRLVVVGAPDAEASHHHHDEAHA, from the coding sequence GTGATCAGCATTCGCGACGCCGCTCTGCAGCGCGGCGATCGCGAGCTGTGGTCGGGCCTGGACCTCGACGTCCACGAGGGCGAGCTCGTGGCGGTGCTCGGGCCGAGCGGCTCGGGCAAGACGACGCTGCTGCGTGCCATCCTCGGCCTGGAGCCGCTCTCGCGCGGCGACATCACCGTCGACGGGTCGCCGGTGCAGCGGCGGGGGAACCGACGCATCGGCTACATCCCGCAGGCGCGTCCGCTGCCGCGCGACACCTCGCTGCGCGGACGCGACCTCGTCACCCTCGGCGTCGACGGCCACCGGTTCGGCCTGCCCTTCCCCCGCCGTGGCGAGCGGGCCCGCGTCGACGCGCTCATCGACGCCGTCGGCGCCGGCGATTTCGCCGACCGGCCCATCGGCCTGCTCTCCGGCGGCGAGCAGCAGCGGCTGCGCGCCGGGCAGGCGCTCGCCGACGACCCGCGGCTCCTGCTGTGCGACGAGCCGCTCACGAGCCTCGACCTCGCCAACCAGCAGGCGGTGATCGGTCTGATCGACCGCCACCGCCGGGAGAAGGATGCCGCGGTGCTGCTGGTCACGCACGACATCAACCCGCTGCTGGGAAAGGTCGACCGCATCCTGTACATCGCGAACGGGCGGTTCACCCTCGGCACGCCGCAGGAGGTGCTCCGCTCGGACGTCCTCACAGCGCTCTACGGCGCGCACGTGTTCGTGCTGCGGGCGGGCGACCGGCTCGTGGTGGTCGGCGCGCCCGATGCCGAGGCATCCCACCACCACCACGACGAGGCGCACGCATGA
- a CDS encoding metal ABC transporter solute-binding protein, Zn/Mn family → MTSPRRSLALAGLAAASVLVLAGCASGQQADEAAAAGRLSVVASTDVYGQIAAQVGGDLVEVTSIVANASQDPHSFEPSARDQLSVSKADLIVENGGGYDAFIDALIESSGSEAPVVTAVEHSHDWPENDGHDEAEADEAAGADDEAHDEAGDHGHDHDHVEGFNEHVWYDPHTVAHVAAAIADELAALSPDDAETFADNAEAFGAEVEQLEASLADITTAHAGAQVFVTEPVPAYLVSAAGLENATPDAFSEAVEEGQDVAPATLLESLGLLRDGAVSVVITNTQTGGAETEEIVGVAEELGIPVIAFSETLPEGETYLSWMQANIEALSAALDG, encoded by the coding sequence ATGACCTCCCCCCGACGCTCCCTCGCGCTCGCCGGCCTCGCCGCGGCATCCGTTCTCGTCCTCGCCGGATGCGCGAGCGGTCAGCAAGCGGACGAGGCCGCCGCCGCTGGACGACTCTCGGTCGTCGCGTCGACCGACGTCTACGGGCAGATCGCGGCGCAGGTCGGCGGCGACCTGGTCGAGGTGACGTCGATCGTCGCCAATGCGTCGCAGGATCCGCACTCCTTCGAGCCCAGCGCCCGCGACCAGCTCTCGGTGTCGAAGGCCGACCTCATCGTCGAGAACGGCGGCGGGTACGACGCGTTCATCGACGCCCTGATCGAATCCAGTGGCAGCGAGGCGCCGGTCGTGACGGCAGTGGAGCACTCGCACGACTGGCCCGAGAATGACGGCCACGACGAAGCGGAGGCCGACGAGGCGGCCGGAGCCGACGACGAGGCTCATGACGAGGCCGGCGATCACGGGCACGACCATGACCACGTCGAGGGGTTCAACGAGCACGTCTGGTACGACCCGCACACCGTCGCACACGTCGCGGCGGCGATCGCCGACGAGCTCGCCGCGCTGAGCCCCGACGATGCCGAGACGTTCGCGGACAACGCCGAGGCGTTCGGCGCCGAGGTCGAGCAGCTCGAAGCCTCGCTCGCCGACATCACGACCGCCCACGCCGGTGCGCAGGTCTTCGTCACCGAGCCGGTGCCGGCGTACCTGGTGTCGGCCGCCGGCCTCGAGAACGCCACGCCGGACGCCTTCAGCGAGGCCGTCGAGGAAGGGCAGGATGTCGCGCCCGCGACGCTGCTCGAATCCCTCGGGCTCCTGCGAGACGGCGCCGTGAGTGTCGTCATCACCAACACGCAGACCGGCGGCGCCGAGACCGAGGAGATCGTGGGCGTGGCCGAGGAGCTCGGCATCCCGGTGATCGCGTTTTCGGAAACGCTGCCGGAGGGGGAGACTTACCTCTCGTGGATGCAGGCGAACATCGAGGCGCTGAGCGCGGCGCTGGACGGGTGA
- a CDS encoding HNH endonuclease: MEANPLNGIEEALRVLAAAGGHRPAGSLSPAELVAVNQAFGALKRRVDAAFASVAAEISRQSRRELGKDSLAKKQGFTTPAVLISTTAGTSVGEAVRMVQVGEATAPRVSLTGEPLPAKHPHIAAAIAAGRIGMTPASAIVTLLDRLAIRVDPARLDEAERELVGLLPALRADELGKLLARAEAHLDPDGVEPRHDALRSERALQMQERDGMLVITGKLDPETGAPVKAVIDVLVGDALRRNEHAEAGERDQRSVRQMQADALADLCRHAIGCAEVPTGPTATVVVRVDLADLEAGIGTATIDGIAQPIPASTVRRLAADAQVIPCVLGGESEIVDWGRARRLFTPAQKLALGERDGGCVGCGAPPAWCHGHHLKWWERDGGRTDLGNGVLLCTGCHHRLHTDGWEVRVERPGPDAHVWLIPPPWIDPQRTPRLAGKSRYALSA; the protein is encoded by the coding sequence ATGGAGGCGAACCCGCTCAACGGCATCGAAGAGGCGCTGCGAGTCCTCGCCGCAGCCGGGGGCCATCGGCCCGCCGGCTCGCTCTCACCCGCTGAGCTGGTCGCGGTCAACCAGGCGTTCGGGGCGCTGAAGCGACGCGTCGACGCGGCGTTCGCGTCGGTGGCCGCGGAGATCTCGCGCCAGTCCCGGCGCGAGCTCGGCAAGGACTCCCTCGCCAAGAAGCAGGGATTCACCACGCCGGCCGTGCTCATCTCGACCACGGCCGGCACCAGTGTCGGCGAGGCGGTGCGCATGGTGCAGGTCGGCGAGGCGACGGCTCCGCGGGTCTCCCTCACCGGCGAGCCGCTCCCGGCCAAGCACCCGCACATCGCGGCGGCGATCGCAGCGGGGCGCATCGGCATGACGCCGGCCTCGGCGATCGTCACCCTCCTCGATCGGCTGGCGATCCGCGTCGATCCGGCACGGCTCGACGAGGCGGAACGCGAGCTCGTCGGGCTCCTGCCGGCGCTTCGTGCGGACGAGCTGGGGAAGCTTCTCGCCCGCGCCGAAGCCCACCTCGATCCGGACGGCGTCGAACCCCGTCACGACGCGCTGCGGTCCGAACGCGCTCTTCAGATGCAGGAGCGGGATGGGATGCTCGTCATCACCGGAAAGCTCGACCCCGAGACCGGGGCGCCGGTGAAGGCGGTGATCGATGTGCTCGTCGGCGATGCGCTCCGCCGCAACGAGCACGCGGAGGCGGGCGAGCGGGATCAGCGCTCGGTGCGGCAGATGCAGGCCGACGCGCTCGCCGACCTCTGCCGGCACGCGATCGGCTGTGCGGAGGTCCCGACGGGACCGACCGCGACGGTCGTCGTACGGGTCGACCTCGCCGACCTCGAGGCCGGGATCGGCACTGCGACGATCGACGGTATCGCCCAGCCCATCCCCGCATCGACCGTCCGACGCCTTGCGGCCGACGCGCAGGTCATCCCGTGCGTGCTCGGCGGCGAGAGCGAGATCGTCGACTGGGGACGCGCCAGGCGGCTCTTCACGCCCGCGCAGAAGCTGGCGCTCGGCGAGCGTGACGGCGGATGCGTCGGATGCGGCGCCCCGCCCGCATGGTGCCACGGCCATCATCTGAAGTGGTGGGAGCGCGACGGCGGGCGCACGGACCTCGGCAACGGCGTGCTGCTCTGCACGGGGTGCCATCATCGTCTCCATACCGACGGCTGGGAGGTCAGGGTCGAGCGGCCAGGTCCCGACGCGCATGTGTGGCTGATACCGCCCCCGTGGATCGACCCGCAGCGCACGCCCCGGCTCGCCGGGAAGTCTCGCTACGCGCTGTCCGCATGA
- a CDS encoding dihydrolipoamide acetyltransferase family protein — MSTQTFVLPDVGEGLTEAEIVQWRVAPGDTVAVNDVLVEIETAKSLVELPSPFAGTVAELLATEGDTVEVGTAIITIASGAGTDASGPATVGQSEHGGPAPASDSGEGAVLVGYGTGGQVQSRRTKRAVSPQQRVAASVGVVAKPPIRKLARDLGVELATVAPSGPAGEVTRDDVVRHASQASVFRNIQTPEWGDVREETIPVAAPAAPAASGPAAVAPSTPTPDAAGREETIAVKGVRKATSSAMVQSAYSAPHVSVWTDVDATRTMELVKRLKASPDFADTKVSPLLIMARAVIWAARRTPMVNAAWVDAEGGAEIRVRRYVNLGIAAATPRGLLVPNIKDAQDLSMRDLARALEKLTLTAREGKTTPGDQQGGTITITNIGVFGMDAGTPIINPGEAGIVALGTIRQKPWVVDGEVRPRWVTTVAGSFDHRVVDGDGMSRFIADVASILEEPALLLD; from the coding sequence ATGAGCACCCAGACGTTCGTCCTCCCCGATGTCGGCGAAGGGCTCACCGAAGCCGAGATCGTGCAGTGGCGCGTCGCGCCCGGCGACACGGTCGCAGTCAACGACGTCCTCGTCGAGATCGAGACCGCCAAGTCGCTCGTCGAGCTCCCGTCGCCGTTCGCGGGCACCGTCGCCGAGCTCCTCGCGACCGAGGGCGACACGGTCGAGGTCGGCACCGCCATCATCACGATCGCCTCCGGCGCCGGGACGGATGCCTCCGGCCCGGCGACCGTCGGACAGTCCGAGCACGGCGGCCCGGCGCCGGCATCTGACTCCGGCGAGGGTGCGGTGCTGGTGGGATACGGCACCGGAGGGCAGGTCCAGTCCCGGCGCACGAAGCGGGCGGTGTCGCCGCAGCAGCGGGTCGCGGCATCCGTCGGCGTCGTCGCGAAGCCGCCCATCCGCAAGCTCGCGCGCGACCTCGGCGTGGAGCTTGCCACCGTCGCCCCCAGCGGGCCGGCCGGCGAGGTGACCCGCGACGACGTCGTGCGCCACGCGTCGCAGGCCAGCGTGTTCCGCAACATCCAGACGCCCGAGTGGGGCGACGTGCGCGAGGAGACCATCCCGGTCGCGGCGCCGGCTGCGCCCGCGGCATCCGGTCCGGCGGCGGTCGCCCCCTCGACGCCCACGCCCGATGCGGCCGGCCGCGAGGAGACCATCGCCGTCAAGGGCGTGCGCAAGGCCACATCGTCGGCCATGGTGCAGTCGGCCTACTCGGCCCCGCACGTGTCGGTGTGGACCGATGTCGACGCCACCCGCACGATGGAGCTCGTCAAGCGGCTCAAGGCCTCGCCGGACTTCGCCGACACCAAGGTCTCGCCGCTGCTGATCATGGCGCGCGCCGTGATCTGGGCGGCCCGTCGCACGCCGATGGTCAACGCCGCGTGGGTGGACGCCGAGGGCGGAGCCGAGATCCGCGTGCGCCGCTACGTCAACCTCGGCATCGCGGCGGCTACGCCGCGGGGCCTCCTGGTGCCCAACATCAAGGATGCCCAGGACCTGTCGATGCGCGATCTCGCCCGCGCCCTCGAGAAGCTCACGCTCACGGCGCGGGAGGGCAAGACGACGCCGGGCGATCAGCAGGGCGGCACCATCACCATCACCAACATCGGCGTGTTCGGCATGGACGCGGGCACCCCGATCATCAACCCCGGCGAGGCGGGCATCGTCGCCCTGGGCACGATCCGCCAGAAGCCGTGGGTCGTCGACGGCGAGGTGCGTCCGCGGTGGGTCACCACCGTCGCCGGCTCGTTCGATCACCGCGTGGTGGACGGCGACGGGATGTCGCGGTTCATCGCGGACGTCGCCTCGATCCTCGAAGAGCCCGCGCTGCTGCTCGACTGA
- the rpmB gene encoding 50S ribosomal protein L28, with the protein MAAVCQVTGAVPGFGHNISHSHRRTKRRFDPNVQKKTYFVPSLGRNIKLNVSAKGIKVIDARGIEAVVRDLQAKGVKL; encoded by the coding sequence ATGGCAGCAGTGTGCCAGGTGACTGGAGCGGTTCCCGGCTTCGGTCACAACATCTCGCACTCGCACCGCCGGACGAAGCGCCGCTTCGACCCGAACGTGCAGAAGAAGACCTACTTCGTTCCGTCGCTGGGTCGCAACATCAAGCTGAACGTCTCGGCCAAGGGCATCAAGGTGATCGACGCCCGCGGTATCGAGGCGGTCGTGCGTGACCTCCAGGCGAAGGGTGTGAAGCTCTGA
- a CDS encoding metal ABC transporter permease, translating to MNWGDVADAMFGGLPVYGEILALVSNSVWAGAVLGLVGGLIGVFVMQRDMAFAVHGISELSFAGAAAALLIGWDVVTGSIVGSLIAAALIGVLGARARDRNSIIGVLMPFGLGLGILFLSLYDGRSANRFSLLTGQIVSVQTGQLGWLIGIGAVVLLGLLLIWRPLRFDSLDPQSAAARGVPTTAVSLGFMLLLGLIVAVAVHIIGALLVMALLVTPAAAAMRIVAGPVSVPLLAALFGFVSAVGGILLAIMGTLPVSPYITTISFVIYVVCRVAGARRDRVTRAVETVAR from the coding sequence ATGAACTGGGGCGACGTCGCGGACGCGATGTTCGGGGGTCTGCCGGTCTACGGCGAGATCCTCGCGCTGGTGTCGAACTCGGTCTGGGCGGGTGCCGTGCTGGGCCTCGTCGGCGGGCTCATCGGCGTCTTCGTGATGCAGCGCGACATGGCGTTCGCCGTACACGGCATCAGCGAGCTGTCGTTCGCCGGTGCGGCGGCGGCCCTCCTCATCGGGTGGGACGTGGTGACGGGGTCCATCGTCGGATCGCTCATCGCCGCGGCCCTCATCGGCGTCCTGGGCGCCAGGGCGCGCGACCGCAACTCGATCATCGGCGTGCTGATGCCGTTCGGGCTCGGGCTCGGCATCCTGTTCCTCTCGCTGTACGACGGGCGCAGCGCGAACCGCTTCAGCCTGCTCACCGGACAGATCGTCTCGGTGCAGACCGGGCAGCTGGGCTGGCTCATCGGGATCGGAGCCGTCGTGCTGCTCGGCCTGCTGCTCATCTGGCGGCCGCTGCGATTCGACTCGCTCGACCCGCAGTCCGCCGCCGCGCGGGGGGTGCCGACGACGGCCGTGTCGCTCGGCTTCATGCTGCTGCTGGGGCTCATCGTGGCCGTGGCGGTGCACATCATCGGCGCCCTGCTGGTGATGGCGCTGCTCGTGACGCCGGCAGCGGCGGCGATGCGGATCGTCGCCGGACCGGTGTCGGTGCCGCTGCTGGCGGCGCTGTTCGGCTTCGTCTCGGCGGTGGGAGGCATCCTGCTGGCGATCATGGGAACGCTGCCCGTGAGCCCGTACATCACCACCATCTCGTTCGTCATCTACGTCGTGTGCCGCGTGGCCGGCGCGCGGCGCGACCGCGTCACGCGGGCCGTGGAGACTGTTGCCCGGTGA
- a CDS encoding permease: MTRTDPQTRASQRPARTPDPRRTPATARLEPTPQARALLWIGVGLAVVAGLFLIDWLAPTLFPAPLPTRAQDGLTLAISVLIESLPFVALGVVLSIVVQVWVPPGVIERWMPRRAWARRAVLSLLGMVVPVCECGNVPFARGLLMRGFSVPETLTFLIAAPIVNPIVIITTHQAFGFSDGILVARLLGGYAIANLIGWLYSRHPSPDALLTDRFRDTCELVLHEPGGKWRRTLAQFVIELRAVMPALVIGSALAGAVQVLIPRESLLAIGANPALSIMAMMALAMVVSICSNVDAFFALSFASTFTPGSIVAFLLVGPIVDVKMLALLRTTFTWRTLGGIVIVVVLAAFAIGTAVNLLA; this comes from the coding sequence GTGACGCGGACTGATCCTCAGACCCGGGCGTCGCAGCGCCCGGCCCGCACGCCCGACCCGCGTCGCACGCCGGCGACCGCCCGCCTGGAGCCGACGCCGCAAGCGCGCGCCCTGCTGTGGATCGGCGTGGGCCTCGCCGTCGTCGCGGGGCTGTTCCTCATCGACTGGCTCGCCCCGACGCTGTTCCCCGCGCCCCTCCCCACCCGCGCGCAGGACGGACTGACGCTCGCCATCAGCGTGCTCATCGAGTCGCTGCCGTTCGTGGCGCTCGGGGTGGTGCTGTCGATCGTCGTGCAGGTGTGGGTGCCGCCGGGAGTGATCGAGCGGTGGATGCCGCGCCGCGCGTGGGCCCGCCGGGCCGTGCTGTCGCTCCTCGGCATGGTGGTGCCGGTGTGCGAGTGCGGCAACGTGCCGTTCGCCCGGGGGCTCCTGATGCGCGGCTTCTCGGTGCCCGAGACGCTGACGTTCCTCATCGCGGCGCCGATCGTGAACCCGATCGTCATCATCACCACGCACCAGGCCTTCGGCTTCAGCGACGGCATCCTGGTCGCGCGGCTCTTGGGCGGGTACGCGATCGCCAACCTCATCGGATGGCTGTATTCGCGGCATCCGTCACCCGATGCCTTGCTCACCGACCGCTTCCGCGACACCTGCGAACTGGTGCTGCACGAGCCCGGCGGGAAGTGGCGCCGCACACTGGCGCAGTTCGTCATCGAGCTTCGGGCGGTGATGCCGGCGCTCGTCATCGGCTCCGCCCTCGCCGGGGCTGTGCAGGTGCTCATCCCCCGCGAGTCGCTCCTCGCGATCGGCGCGAACCCCGCGCTGTCGATCATGGCGATGATGGCGCTGGCGATGGTGGTGTCCATCTGCTCCAACGTCGACGCGTTCTTCGCGCTGTCGTTCGCCTCGACCTTCACACCGGGCTCGATCGTCGCGTTCCTGCTGGTGGGGCCGATCGTCGACGTGAAGATGCTCGCCCTGCTGCGCACCACGTTCACGTGGCGCACCCTCGGCGGGATCGTGATCGTGGTGGTGCTTGCGGCCTTCGCGATCGGGACGGCGGTGAACCTCCTTGCGTAA